Proteins encoded in a region of the Suncus etruscus isolate mSunEtr1 chromosome 1, mSunEtr1.pri.cur, whole genome shotgun sequence genome:
- the SYNGR2 gene encoding synaptogyrin-2 codes for MDGGAYGAARAGGSFELRRFVAQPQVVARGVCLLFALIEFSCIFGEGYTNTHDEKLGQQHCVFNRNEDACRYGSAIGVLAFLACAFFLVVDGYFPQLSNATDRKYLVIGDLLFSGVWTFLWFVGFCFLTNQWAATNPKDVLMGADSARAAITFSFFSIFSWGVLASLAYQRYKVGVDDFLQNYADPTPDPSSAYASYPGASVDNYQQPPFTQTAEPTEGYQPPPVY; via the exons ATGGACGGCGGGGCCTACGGGGCGGCCCGGGCCGGCGGCTCCTTCGAGCTGCGGCGCTTCGTGGCGCAGCCGCAGGTGGTGGCGCGCGGCGTGTGCCTG CTCTTCGCCCTGATCGAGTTCTCCTGCATATTCGGGGAGGGCTACACCAACACCCACGATGAAAAATTGGGCCAGCAGCACTGCGTGTTCAACCGCAACGAAGACGCGTGTCGCTACGGCAGCGCCATCGGCGTGCTGGCCTTCCTGGCCTGCGCCTTCTTCCTGGTGGTCGATGGCTACTTCCCCCAGCTCAGCAACGCCACCGACCGCAAGTACCTGGTCATCGGCGACCTGCTCTTCTCAG GTGTCTGGACCTTCCTGTGGTTCGTGGGGTTTTGCTTCCTCACCAACCAGTGGGCGGCCACCAACCCCAAAGATGTGCTGATGGGCGCTGACTCTGCCCGAGCTGCCATCACCTTCAGCTTCTTCTCTATCTTCTCTTGG GGGGTGCTGGCCTCCCTGGCCTACCAGCGCTACAAGGTGGGCGTGGACGACTTCCTCCAGAACTACGCGGACCCCACGCCAGACCCCAGCTCGGCCTACGCCTCCTACCCGGGCGCCTCCGTGGACAACTACCAGCAGCCGCCCTTCACCCAGACGGCCGAGCCCACCGAAGGCTACCAGCCACCCCCCGTGTACTGA